The following are from one region of the Theropithecus gelada isolate Dixy chromosome 6, Tgel_1.0, whole genome shotgun sequence genome:
- the TXNDC15 gene encoding thioredoxin domain-containing protein 15 isoform X2 translates to MGQDRAAEEANAVLGLDTQGDHMVMLSVIPGEAEDKVSSEPSGGTCGTGGEEDSRCNLRESLFSLDGAGAHFPDREEEYYTEPEVAESDAAPTEDSNNTESLKSPKVNCEERNITGLENFTLKILNMSQDLMDFLNPNGSDCTLVLFYTPWCRFSASLAPHFNSLPRAFPALHFLALDASQHSSLSTRFGTVAVPNILLFQGAKPMARFNHTDRTLETLKIFIFNQTGIEAKKNVVVTQADQIGPLPSTLIKSVDWLLVFSLFFLISFIMYATIRTESIRWLIPGQEQEHVE, encoded by the exons ATGGGCCAGGACAGGGCGGCAGAAGAGGCCAATGCGGTGCTGGGGCTGGACACTCAAGGCGATCACATGGTGATGCTGTCTGTGATTCCTGGGGAAGCTGAGGACAAAGTGAGTTCAGAGCCTAGCGGCGGCACCTGTGGCACTGGAGGAGAGGAGGACTCAAGGTGCAACCTCCGAGAGAGCCTTTTCTCTTTGGATGGTGCTGGAGCACACTTCCCGGATAGAGAAGAGGAGTATTACACAGAGCCAGAAGTGGCGGAATCGGACGCAGCCCCGACAGAGGACTCCAATAACACTGAAAGTCTGAAATCCCCAAAGGTGAACTGTGAGGAGAGAAACATTACTGGATTAGAAAATTTCactctgaaaattttaaatatgtcacaG GACCTTATGGATTTTCTGAACCCAAACGGTAGTGACTGTACTCTAGTCCTGTTTTACACCCCGTGGTGCCGCTTTTCTGCCAGTTTGGCCCCTCACTTTAACTCTCTGCCCCGGGCATTTCCAGCTCTTCACTTTTTGGCACTGGATGCATCTCAGCACAGCAG CCTTTCTACCAGGTTTGGCACCGTAGCTgttcctaatattttattatttcaaggaGCTAAACCAATGGCTAGATTTAATCATACAGATCGAACACTGGAAACActgaaaatcttcatttttaatcaGACAG GTATAGAAGCCAAGAAGAATGTGGTGGTTACTCAAGCTGACCAAATAGGCcctcttcccagcactttgataaaAAGTGTGGACTGGTTGCTtgtattttccttattctttttaattagttttattatGTATGCTACCATTCGAACTGAGAGTATTCGGTGGCTAATTCCAGGACAAGAGCAGGAACATGTGGAGTAG
- the TXNDC15 gene encoding thioredoxin domain-containing protein 15 isoform X1 translates to MRLLSWWQVLLWVLGRPVRGVEVAEESGRLWAEEQPAHPLQVGAVYLGEEELLHDPMGQDRAAEEANAVLGLDTQGDHMVMLSVIPGEAEDKVSSEPSGGTCGTGGEEDSRCNLRESLFSLDGAGAHFPDREEEYYTEPEVAESDAAPTEDSNNTESLKSPKVNCEERNITGLENFTLKILNMSQDLMDFLNPNGSDCTLVLFYTPWCRFSASLAPHFNSLPRAFPALHFLALDASQHSSLSTRFGTVAVPNILLFQGAKPMARFNHTDRTLETLKIFIFNQTGIEAKKNVVVTQADQIGPLPSTLIKSVDWLLVFSLFFLISFIMYATIRTESIRWLIPGQEQEHVE, encoded by the exons TTGCAGAGGAAAGTGGTCGCTTATGGGCAGAGGAGCAGCCTGCTCACCCTCTTCAGGTGGGGGCTGTGTACCTGGGTGAGGAGGAGCTCCTACATGACCCGATGGGCCAGGACAGGGCGGCAGAAGAGGCCAATGCGGTGCTGGGGCTGGACACTCAAGGCGATCACATGGTGATGCTGTCTGTGATTCCTGGGGAAGCTGAGGACAAAGTGAGTTCAGAGCCTAGCGGCGGCACCTGTGGCACTGGAGGAGAGGAGGACTCAAGGTGCAACCTCCGAGAGAGCCTTTTCTCTTTGGATGGTGCTGGAGCACACTTCCCGGATAGAGAAGAGGAGTATTACACAGAGCCAGAAGTGGCGGAATCGGACGCAGCCCCGACAGAGGACTCCAATAACACTGAAAGTCTGAAATCCCCAAAGGTGAACTGTGAGGAGAGAAACATTACTGGATTAGAAAATTTCactctgaaaattttaaatatgtcacaG GACCTTATGGATTTTCTGAACCCAAACGGTAGTGACTGTACTCTAGTCCTGTTTTACACCCCGTGGTGCCGCTTTTCTGCCAGTTTGGCCCCTCACTTTAACTCTCTGCCCCGGGCATTTCCAGCTCTTCACTTTTTGGCACTGGATGCATCTCAGCACAGCAG CCTTTCTACCAGGTTTGGCACCGTAGCTgttcctaatattttattatttcaaggaGCTAAACCAATGGCTAGATTTAATCATACAGATCGAACACTGGAAACActgaaaatcttcatttttaatcaGACAG GTATAGAAGCCAAGAAGAATGTGGTGGTTACTCAAGCTGACCAAATAGGCcctcttcccagcactttgataaaAAGTGTGGACTGGTTGCTtgtattttccttattctttttaattagttttattatGTATGCTACCATTCGAACTGAGAGTATTCGGTGGCTAATTCCAGGACAAGAGCAGGAACATGTGGAGTAG